From the genome of Geothrix sp. 21YS21S-4, one region includes:
- a CDS encoding DUF177 domain-containing protein — protein MIDLHKLPAEGLRLQGATESLALEGGVSLTDATWSVFALPSNGDVFLDVKGKAVWQGACSRCLAPLDLPLSVESQFLGSKDADLVARGSHTLGSQDLDVVFLPEDALDEAELVREQFELHAPMHPLCAEDCKGLCPTCGKNWNKGPCQCPSDSGRSSVLNQALAKALAGIKLDPQS, from the coding sequence GTGATCGATCTCCACAAGCTGCCCGCCGAGGGGCTCCGCCTGCAGGGCGCCACGGAATCCCTGGCGCTGGAAGGCGGCGTGTCGCTGACGGACGCGACCTGGAGCGTCTTCGCCCTTCCTTCGAACGGCGACGTGTTCCTCGACGTCAAGGGCAAAGCCGTGTGGCAGGGCGCCTGCAGCCGCTGCCTCGCCCCCCTCGACTTGCCTCTTTCAGTAGAAAGTCAGTTCCTGGGGAGCAAGGACGCGGATCTGGTGGCCCGCGGATCGCACACGCTCGGGTCCCAGGATCTGGACGTGGTGTTCCTCCCGGAGGACGCCCTCGACGAGGCGGAGCTGGTGCGGGAGCAGTTCGAGCTGCACGCCCCCATGCATCCCCTGTGCGCCGAGGACTGCAAGGGCCTCTGTCCCACCTGCGGCAAGAACTGGAACAAGGGGCCCTGCCAGTGCCCGTCCGATTCGGGGCGGTCCTCCGTCCTCAACCAGGCCCTCGCGAAGGCCCTGGCGGGAATCAAGCTGGACCCGCAGTCCTGA
- a CDS encoding glycosyltransferase family 9 protein, whose translation MAVIPNGATWVRFPRFVGDAAMQLPVLRLLREIDAGPLVVWGPKTAVGLVADTWFCDAAVPDEGKPGPVAMAKLLRRHRAARSIHFPKSLRPALAAWLARVPERIGVDESLAGFFNTHSGPFWEADGPFLLRYHAVLKRRWPDLPPMPYADFDPGVAVDRPAGPYICLMPGSTWPSKAWPVAHYRALLLRARTEGFDVAVLGSPDEAATCAAVAGAEGLDLCGRTTLKEAAAWLRGSAGALGNDSGLSHLAAACGAPVLALYGATDPGGSTPWGPKSRALRREGILCAPCFKPDCFVPGHPCLAELGSDQVWSEFRALISG comes from the coding sequence GTGGCTGTGATTCCCAACGGTGCCACGTGGGTTCGCTTCCCGCGCTTCGTGGGCGACGCCGCCATGCAGCTCCCCGTTCTCCGGCTGCTGCGGGAAATCGACGCCGGGCCGCTCGTGGTGTGGGGGCCGAAGACCGCGGTGGGGCTGGTGGCGGACACCTGGTTCTGCGACGCAGCGGTGCCCGACGAGGGCAAGCCTGGGCCCGTGGCCATGGCGAAGCTCCTCCGGCGGCACCGGGCGGCGCGCAGCATCCACTTCCCCAAGTCCCTGCGCCCGGCGCTGGCGGCGTGGCTGGCACGGGTGCCCGAGCGCATCGGCGTGGACGAGAGCCTGGCGGGGTTCTTCAATACGCACAGCGGTCCGTTCTGGGAAGCGGACGGCCCCTTCCTCCTCCGCTACCACGCGGTGCTGAAGCGACGCTGGCCCGACCTTCCGCCCATGCCGTACGCGGATTTCGATCCCGGGGTGGCCGTGGACCGGCCGGCGGGCCCCTACATCTGTCTGATGCCGGGCTCCACGTGGCCCTCCAAGGCCTGGCCCGTGGCGCACTACCGCGCGCTGCTGCTGAGGGCCCGCACGGAGGGTTTCGACGTGGCGGTCTTGGGTTCGCCGGACGAAGCCGCCACCTGCGCCGCCGTGGCCGGTGCCGAAGGGCTGGATCTCTGCGGGCGGACGACCCTCAAGGAGGCCGCTGCCTGGCTGCGGGGCTCCGCCGGGGCGCTGGGGAACGACTCGGGCCTCAGCCACCTGGCCGCGGCTTGCGGGGCACCCGTCCTCGCCCTGTACGGCGCGACGGACCCCGGCGGCTCGACGCCCTGGGGGCCCAAGAGCCGCGCGCTGCGGCGGGAGGGTATTCTCTGCGCCCCCTGCTTCAAGCCCGACTGCTTCGTCCCCGGCCACCCGTGTCTCGCAGAACTGGGGTCGGATCAGGTCTGGAGCGAATTCCGCGCCCTCATCTCGGGGTAG
- a CDS encoding DUF1573 domain-containing protein produces MVRRLFLACAAVSLVAQAPAISFDKTHVALGRITPDRKVAAKYRVTNTGNAYLSISQVRPSCGCTATVLGKWSMAPGESTDLEAVFDPKGIRGGVRKSIEVVCNDPKTPTVHLTLEAEVVQEIMPSVESVYFHQAPKSGQAHSTVRYASGNGEAVQLIDAKAPGAPFLTFTPRTEGKDVVLEVAFDGKKVPAGRMRGVEQATVRFTNARVGQLPLNIQWELKPAIQASPVELVFQDAPGKELRQKLVLKQMDDHAFRVTGSRSSLSGLKVEGMGPRAANHELSVVVPATLKAGRYSELLSLTTDDPDQPELTVRVAVLLK; encoded by the coding sequence ATGGTCCGACGTCTCTTCCTCGCCTGCGCTGCGGTTTCCCTCGTGGCCCAGGCGCCCGCCATCAGCTTCGACAAGACCCACGTGGCCCTCGGACGGATCACGCCGGACCGCAAGGTGGCAGCCAAGTACCGCGTGACCAACACCGGCAACGCCTACCTCAGCATCAGCCAGGTCCGCCCGAGTTGCGGGTGCACCGCCACGGTCCTCGGCAAGTGGTCCATGGCCCCCGGCGAGAGCACGGATCTGGAAGCCGTGTTCGATCCCAAGGGCATCCGGGGCGGCGTCCGGAAGTCCATCGAAGTGGTCTGCAACGACCCCAAGACCCCCACGGTCCACCTCACCCTCGAAGCGGAAGTGGTGCAGGAGATCATGCCATCGGTGGAATCCGTCTACTTCCACCAGGCGCCCAAATCGGGCCAGGCCCACAGCACGGTCCGCTATGCCAGTGGCAACGGCGAGGCCGTGCAGCTGATCGACGCCAAGGCCCCCGGCGCGCCCTTCCTCACCTTCACCCCCCGGACCGAAGGGAAGGACGTGGTCCTGGAAGTGGCCTTCGATGGGAAGAAGGTCCCCGCCGGGCGCATGCGCGGCGTGGAGCAGGCCACCGTCCGCTTCACCAATGCCCGCGTGGGCCAGCTTCCCCTCAACATCCAATGGGAGCTGAAGCCCGCCATCCAGGCCTCACCCGTGGAACTGGTCTTCCAGGATGCGCCGGGGAAGGAACTGCGGCAGAAGCTGGTCCTGAAGCAGATGGACGATCACGCCTTCCGCGTGACGGGCAGCCGGTCCTCCCTCAGCGGGCTGAAGGTGGAAGGCATGGGGCCCCGCGCCGCGAACCACGAACTCTCCGTGGTGGTTCCCGCCACGCTGAAGGCCGGGCGCTACAGCGAGCTCCTGTCCCTCACCACGGACGATCCCGATCAGCCCGAATTGACGGTCCGCGTGGCCGTGCTGTTGAAGTAA
- the rpmF gene encoding 50S ribosomal protein L32, whose product MPNPKRRHSKARRDRRRTHDSLEAMSASTCPNCQTPKLPHRVCPSCGFYRGKQAIRVAESV is encoded by the coding sequence ATGCCGAATCCCAAGCGCCGCCATTCCAAGGCCCGCCGCGACCGCCGGCGCACGCACGATTCGCTGGAAGCCATGAGCGCCAGCACCTGCCCCAACTGCCAGACCCCCAAGCTGCCCCACCGCGTGTGCCCCAGCTGCGGCTTCTACCGCGGCAAGCAGGCCATCCGCGTCGCCGAGTCGGTCTAA
- a CDS encoding sigma-54 dependent transcriptional regulator — protein MSLTSTQRILLVEDEPGLREVLTLALEGAGFRCEAVAGLKDARQALGEAAFDGVLSDLKLKDGSGIELLGWMKEQALETPVVIMTAYATTETTVEALNLGAVDFITKPFRHEDLIATLQGLLAAAGPEAPPPQDLGELVGVGPVMRKINALIGKVSRADTTVLLTGESGTGKEVVARLIHRYSDRARGPFVAVNCGALPEALLESELFGFEKGAFTGASATKRGLFEEAGGGILFLDEIGEMPPALQVKLLRVLQERRLRRLGATDERPVDVRVIAATNRDLRARAEAGAFREDLYYRLNILQIEMPPLRERLEDLPVLAEHFLRRFCRKLGKPPMPLHPETMAVLAAHRFPGNVRELENLMERCVALNPGGPITRDLLPEGLGALPVEAGERSAPLGIPPEGFDLEAWLTALKGYFLRRALEDVGGVKTKAGRRLGMGFRAYRYWLAELGGLDALPGAFPWPAEFPPQAVDEGGGTEPSRDP, from the coding sequence ATGTCCCTCACCTCGACCCAACGGATCCTGCTGGTGGAGGACGAACCCGGCCTTCGGGAGGTGCTTACTCTGGCCCTGGAGGGCGCGGGATTCCGCTGCGAGGCGGTGGCGGGGCTGAAGGACGCGCGGCAGGCGTTGGGAGAAGCGGCCTTCGACGGCGTCCTGTCCGACCTGAAGCTGAAGGACGGCTCGGGGATCGAACTGCTCGGCTGGATGAAGGAGCAGGCTCTTGAGACGCCGGTGGTGATCATGACCGCCTACGCCACGACGGAGACCACCGTCGAAGCCCTGAATCTCGGCGCCGTGGACTTCATCACCAAGCCCTTCCGCCATGAGGACCTCATCGCCACGCTGCAGGGGCTCCTCGCCGCCGCGGGGCCGGAGGCGCCCCCGCCCCAGGATCTGGGCGAGCTGGTGGGCGTGGGGCCGGTGATGCGCAAGATCAACGCCCTGATCGGGAAGGTCTCCCGCGCCGACACCACGGTCCTGCTCACCGGCGAGAGCGGCACGGGCAAGGAGGTGGTGGCCCGGCTGATCCACCGCTATTCCGACCGGGCCCGGGGTCCCTTCGTGGCCGTGAACTGCGGAGCCCTTCCGGAAGCGCTGCTGGAGAGCGAGCTGTTCGGGTTCGAGAAGGGGGCCTTCACCGGCGCCAGCGCCACCAAGCGCGGGCTGTTCGAGGAGGCCGGCGGCGGAATCCTGTTCCTCGATGAGATTGGCGAGATGCCGCCGGCCCTCCAGGTGAAGCTGCTCCGCGTCCTCCAGGAGCGCCGCCTGCGGCGCTTGGGCGCCACGGACGAGCGCCCCGTGGACGTGCGGGTCATCGCCGCCACCAACCGCGACCTGCGGGCCCGGGCCGAGGCGGGGGCCTTCCGGGAGGACCTCTACTACCGCCTGAACATCCTCCAGATCGAGATGCCTCCTCTCCGGGAGCGGCTCGAGGATCTGCCTGTCCTCGCCGAGCACTTCCTCCGCCGCTTCTGCCGGAAGCTGGGGAAGCCCCCCATGCCCCTCCATCCCGAGACCATGGCCGTCCTGGCCGCCCATCGCTTCCCGGGGAACGTCCGGGAGCTGGAGAACCTGATGGAGCGCTGCGTGGCCCTCAATCCCGGCGGCCCCATCACCCGTGACCTGCTTCCCGAGGGACTGGGCGCCCTTCCAGTGGAGGCGGGGGAGCGGAGCGCTCCGCTGGGTATTCCGCCGGAGGGATTCGACCTGGAGGCGTGGCTCACCGCTCTGAAGGGGTATTTCCTCCGCCGCGCGCTGGAAGACGTGGGCGGGGTGAAGACCAAGGCCGGCCGGCGGCTGGGGATGGGCTTCCGGGCCTACCGCTATTGGCTCGCGGAACTGGGGGGCCTCGACGCCCTGCCGGGAGCTTTCCCGTGGCCCGCCGAGTTCCCGCCGCAGGCGGTGGACGAGGGCGGAGGGACCGAGCCCTCGCGGGATCCGTGA
- the rfaD gene encoding ADP-glyceromanno-heptose 6-epimerase: MFIVTGGAGFVGSNLVRELNRRGHTDILVVDNLARAEKARNLADLTLADYMDKREFRARLDAGTLDLQPEAVFHNGACSDTMEADGRYMMENNYGDSRALLHWCLARKAPLVYASSAATYGASPDFEPIPANEGPLNVYGYSKLAFDQHVRSLLPAIQSPVVGLRYFNVFGPREDHKGRMMSVLHQLLRQLKEEGVCRLFEGTDGYGNGDQERDFVFVGDVVAINLHFGGGTMAKGIHNAGTGRARSFNDIARTLIAHLGRGRIEYIPFPEVLRGKYQSFTQADVRSLRAAGFTAPFTELEAGIAATLKEL; this comes from the coding sequence ATGTTCATCGTCACGGGCGGCGCGGGATTCGTGGGCAGCAACCTGGTGCGGGAGCTGAACCGGCGCGGGCACACGGACATCCTGGTGGTGGACAACCTGGCGCGCGCCGAGAAAGCCCGGAACCTGGCGGACCTCACGCTGGCGGACTACATGGACAAGCGCGAGTTCCGCGCCCGCCTGGACGCCGGAACTCTGGACCTCCAGCCCGAAGCCGTGTTCCACAACGGGGCCTGCTCCGACACCATGGAAGCCGACGGCCGCTACATGATGGAGAACAACTACGGAGACTCCAGGGCCCTGCTCCACTGGTGCCTGGCGCGGAAGGCGCCCCTGGTCTACGCCAGCAGCGCGGCCACCTACGGCGCCAGTCCCGATTTCGAGCCCATCCCCGCGAACGAGGGGCCCCTCAACGTCTACGGCTACTCCAAACTGGCCTTCGACCAGCACGTCCGTAGCCTCCTTCCCGCCATCCAGAGTCCCGTGGTGGGCCTGCGCTACTTCAACGTCTTCGGCCCGCGGGAGGACCACAAGGGACGGATGATGTCGGTCCTCCACCAGCTTCTCCGCCAGCTCAAGGAGGAGGGCGTGTGCCGCCTGTTCGAGGGAACCGACGGCTACGGGAACGGCGACCAGGAGCGCGACTTCGTCTTCGTGGGCGACGTGGTGGCCATCAACCTGCACTTCGGCGGCGGGACCATGGCGAAGGGCATCCACAACGCGGGGACGGGCCGGGCCCGCAGCTTCAACGACATCGCCCGGACCCTCATCGCCCACCTGGGCCGGGGACGCATCGAGTACATCCCGTTCCCCGAGGTCCTGCGCGGCAAGTACCAGAGCTTCACCCAGGCGGACGTGCGGAGCCTGCGCGCCGCGGGCTTCACGGCGCCCTTCACGGAGTTGGAGGCCGGCATCGCGGCCACCCTCAAGGAGCTGTAG
- a CDS encoding PP2C family protein-serine/threonine phosphatase, which yields MGKGVVLVVDDEAPIRDILTFYLKRAGYQVLTAGHGVEALEEMGRVRPDLIISDLRMPEMPGDELCKRVKSDPATQDVYFIILSALDGTATRIGGLSLGADDMIPKPFHAQEVLAKVDSTFRLIAMQKEIKRQNKELTAFQERVREEMELAAALQMGLLPKLPGEAPGSHYTHRYLPAAGIGGDVYAILPLPDGSTALMIADVSGHGVTAALISAMVKTSFENQVRLGGEPLAWAQGMNEDLCRSTLAEQFATAWLGRLEPTADRLRYVVAGHCAPLRIVRGARGGLQRSEVLRGKGFMLGLDPTLPFTEHETEFLPEDRLVLYTDGLVEVEREDRVMLEEGGLRRICAELPVGPEEAADAVVAQARAFNSPAPFVDDVTLVVLDRKPRP from the coding sequence ATGGGCAAGGGCGTAGTCCTGGTCGTGGACGATGAAGCACCGATCCGGGACATTCTGACTTTCTACCTCAAGCGAGCGGGTTACCAGGTCCTGACGGCCGGGCACGGCGTGGAAGCTCTGGAGGAGATGGGCCGGGTGCGGCCCGATCTCATCATCTCGGATCTCCGCATGCCCGAGATGCCCGGGGACGAGCTGTGTAAGCGGGTGAAGAGCGATCCCGCCACCCAGGACGTGTACTTCATCATCCTGTCCGCCCTGGATGGAACGGCCACCCGGATCGGCGGCCTGTCGCTGGGCGCGGACGACATGATCCCCAAGCCCTTCCACGCGCAGGAGGTCCTTGCCAAAGTGGATTCCACCTTCCGCCTCATTGCGATGCAGAAGGAGATCAAGCGCCAGAACAAGGAGCTGACGGCCTTCCAGGAGCGCGTGCGCGAGGAGATGGAACTGGCGGCGGCGCTGCAGATGGGCCTGCTTCCCAAGCTCCCCGGCGAAGCCCCGGGCTCGCACTACACCCACCGCTATTTGCCCGCCGCGGGGATCGGCGGGGACGTCTACGCGATCCTGCCCCTTCCCGACGGATCCACGGCGCTGATGATCGCGGACGTGAGCGGCCACGGCGTCACCGCGGCGCTCATCTCGGCGATGGTGAAGACCTCCTTCGAGAACCAGGTGCGGCTGGGCGGCGAGCCCCTGGCCTGGGCCCAGGGGATGAACGAGGACCTCTGCCGGTCCACGCTGGCGGAGCAGTTCGCCACCGCCTGGCTGGGGCGCCTGGAGCCGACGGCGGACCGCCTGCGCTACGTGGTCGCGGGCCACTGCGCGCCCCTGCGGATCGTCCGGGGCGCCCGCGGCGGGCTCCAGCGGTCCGAGGTGCTGCGCGGGAAGGGCTTCATGCTGGGCCTGGATCCCACGCTTCCCTTCACGGAGCACGAGACGGAGTTTCTGCCGGAAGACCGGCTGGTGCTCTATACCGACGGGCTGGTGGAAGTGGAGCGCGAGGACCGCGTCATGCTGGAGGAGGGCGGCCTGCGCCGCATCTGCGCGGAACTGCCCGTGGGCCCCGAGGAGGCCGCGGACGCCGTCGTCGCCCAGGCGCGGGCCTTCAACAGTCCCGCGCCCTTCGTGGACGACGTCACCCTGGTCGTCCTGGATCGAAAGCCCCGCCCGTAA
- the plsX gene encoding phosphate acyltransferase PlsX, whose protein sequence is MDGHRIALDVMGGDHAPHATLQGAREALEAWPGLFLFLVGDEAVLRPQLARHGFTPALMARAEVVHASQTVVMEDKATSILKEKKESSIRVAAQLVREGRAHGVVSMGHTGAAMVASSLVIGKLDGVDRPALASVLPNMTGEPTVLLDVGANVDCRAEHIAQFAVMGSVYAEEVLGLERPRVGILSVGEEDGKGTDVTKDASAMLRQMEIRFEGNAEGRDIWNGNFDVIACDGFVGNVVLKSSEALAEGILAGLRDSFMEGAVTKLAGLLAKPAMKRFKKKLDYAEYGGAPLLGVKGVSIIGHGRSDAKAVRNAIRAALRAAEHRLHERIQERVALLLPQD, encoded by the coding sequence GTGGACGGCCATCGCATCGCACTGGACGTCATGGGGGGCGATCACGCGCCCCATGCCACTTTGCAGGGTGCCCGGGAGGCTCTTGAGGCCTGGCCTGGGCTCTTCCTGTTCCTGGTGGGGGACGAGGCGGTTCTGCGCCCGCAATTGGCGCGGCACGGCTTCACGCCCGCGCTGATGGCGCGCGCGGAGGTGGTGCACGCCTCCCAGACGGTGGTCATGGAAGACAAGGCCACCAGCATTCTCAAAGAGAAGAAGGAAAGCTCCATCCGCGTGGCCGCCCAGCTGGTCCGCGAGGGGCGCGCCCACGGCGTCGTCTCCATGGGGCATACGGGCGCCGCGATGGTCGCCTCCAGCCTCGTCATCGGGAAGCTCGACGGCGTGGACCGGCCGGCCCTGGCCAGCGTTCTGCCGAACATGACCGGGGAACCCACCGTCCTGCTGGACGTGGGCGCCAACGTGGACTGCCGCGCGGAGCACATCGCCCAGTTCGCCGTGATGGGTTCCGTCTACGCCGAGGAAGTCCTGGGGCTGGAACGGCCCCGCGTGGGCATCCTCAGCGTCGGGGAAGAGGACGGCAAGGGCACGGACGTGACCAAGGACGCCTCCGCCATGCTGCGGCAGATGGAGATCCGGTTCGAAGGCAACGCCGAAGGCCGGGACATCTGGAACGGCAATTTCGACGTCATCGCCTGCGACGGGTTCGTGGGCAACGTCGTGCTGAAATCGAGCGAGGCTCTGGCGGAAGGCATCCTCGCCGGCCTCCGCGACAGCTTCATGGAAGGCGCGGTCACCAAGCTGGCCGGCCTTCTGGCCAAGCCCGCCATGAAGCGGTTCAAGAAGAAGCTCGACTACGCGGAGTACGGCGGCGCGCCGCTGCTGGGCGTCAAGGGCGTGAGCATCATCGGCCACGGCCGCAGCGACGCCAAGGCCGTCCGCAACGCCATCCGCGCCGCCCTCCGAGCCGCGGAGCACCGCCTCCACGAGCGCATCCAGGAGCGCGTCGCGCTGCTGCTTCCGCAGGACTGA
- a CDS encoding glycosyltransferase family 4 protein produces MKHIVFAHRKLSFGGGERVLLEQVAALRGLPVRVSVLFRKEPGRRDIEAELRTRNPNVGDVRHIPGAFGAFAWLLRARPDALVVCNHKGVQRALPWLARLGRRIPTAVTLHEHYERHLRKYRGIRELVDRWICTYDFTAAVREHLSPAPCAIIHPLYPRPEAQPMDAETRRAARARLGLPPDGPLVGYVGQIDGRKDPVAVLRFAEALARTGSAPALLFAGREEHKTAAALQAALEGSPLRERTRRLGALPDLGDAFAALDLYVMTSRNEGFFPLALIEALERGVPVLAPPVGGIGSILRDGDGGFLLRKTDDRKPVEDSALREAAARLAPLLADPAAWDAQRARAHAFGTALTRDYDAAAKFREVIAPWL; encoded by the coding sequence GTGAAGCACATCGTGTTCGCCCACCGGAAGCTGTCCTTCGGGGGAGGCGAGCGGGTGCTCCTGGAGCAGGTCGCGGCCCTGCGCGGACTGCCCGTCCGGGTGTCGGTGCTCTTCCGGAAGGAACCGGGACGGCGGGACATCGAAGCCGAGCTGCGGACGCGGAACCCCAACGTGGGCGACGTGCGGCACATCCCCGGGGCCTTCGGAGCGTTCGCGTGGCTGCTGCGCGCGCGGCCGGACGCCCTGGTCGTGTGCAACCACAAGGGCGTCCAGCGCGCCCTGCCCTGGCTCGCCCGGCTGGGCCGGCGCATCCCCACCGCGGTCACCCTCCACGAGCACTACGAGCGCCACCTCCGGAAGTACCGGGGAATCCGGGAACTGGTGGACCGCTGGATCTGCACCTACGATTTCACCGCCGCCGTGCGCGAGCACCTGAGTCCTGCGCCCTGCGCCATCATCCACCCCCTCTATCCCCGGCCCGAGGCCCAGCCGATGGACGCTGAAACCCGCCGCGCCGCCCGCGCGCGCCTCGGCCTTCCTCCGGACGGCCCCCTGGTGGGCTACGTGGGCCAGATCGACGGGCGCAAGGATCCGGTCGCCGTCCTGCGGTTCGCCGAAGCCCTGGCGAGGACGGGCTCCGCTCCCGCCCTGCTGTTCGCCGGGCGCGAAGAACATAAGACCGCCGCCGCGCTCCAGGCCGCTCTGGAGGGCTCCCCCTTGCGCGAGCGGACCCGTCGCCTGGGCGCCCTTCCCGATCTGGGCGACGCCTTCGCGGCCCTGGACCTCTACGTGATGACCAGCCGCAACGAGGGCTTCTTCCCCCTCGCCCTGATCGAAGCCCTGGAACGGGGCGTCCCCGTCCTGGCGCCGCCCGTGGGGGGCATCGGCTCCATCCTGCGCGACGGCGACGGCGGCTTCCTGCTCCGGAAAACCGACGACCGGAAGCCCGTGGAGGATTCCGCGTTGCGCGAGGCGGCGGCTCGGCTGGCGCCCCTCCTCGCCGATCCCGCGGCCTGGGACGCCCAGCGGGCGCGGGCGCACGCCTTCGGCACCGCGCTCACCCGGGACTACGATGCCGCGGCCAAGTTCCGCGAGGTAATTGCCCCGTGGCTGTGA
- a CDS encoding type II secretion system protein GspG, producing the protein MTFLTARRTTRGFSLLELLVALMIIAIISTLGFKKYQNFSAQARYVKAQDDLKTVAEGLDQYYLKHARYPDFGSFDAMVDGNSPLVKENLIKVGMSPLDPFKQPYEGKSSRGVYELKSAGDPDRQDEFGPITRTPSQGQVLGGSAGEGTPKSEAPAASGAPK; encoded by the coding sequence ATGACCTTCCTGACCGCCCGCCGCACGACCCGGGGCTTCTCGCTGCTCGAGCTCCTGGTGGCGCTGATGATCATCGCCATCATCAGCACCCTCGGCTTCAAGAAGTACCAGAACTTCAGCGCCCAGGCCCGCTACGTGAAGGCCCAGGACGACCTCAAGACGGTCGCCGAGGGCCTGGACCAGTACTACCTCAAGCACGCCCGCTACCCGGATTTCGGCAGCTTCGACGCCATGGTGGACGGCAACTCCCCCCTGGTGAAGGAGAACCTGATCAAGGTCGGGATGAGCCCCCTCGATCCCTTCAAGCAGCCGTACGAAGGGAAGTCCAGTCGCGGGGTCTATGAGCTGAAGAGCGCCGGGGATCCTGACCGGCAGGACGAATTCGGGCCCATCACCCGCACGCCGAGCCAGGGCCAGGTGCTCGGCGGATCCGCCGGCGAAGGCACGCCCAAGAGCGAAGCGCCCGCCGCCTCCGGAGCCCCCAAGTGA
- a CDS encoding DMT family transporter, translating to MPESRRSHLVAAVSLGAIAAVWGGGFPATKYCLQAGLSVGAILALRFTLGTVGLGLLLLAFRVPLRRRAILDGLWLGLVLATLFWLQTDGLRFTTTSKSGFITGLYVIFTPAVALLAGDRLRLSHGLGALVALAGLLLLVREPGTGWGGWNRGDSETFLAAILCGFHIVMTAHFSRRSEGWVLAFMQVAVTAGISLLITLALPSPHGFHGAGAALAKGGTWIALAFMSLLATILAFYIQSTMQARLGATESAILFSTEPVWTAAIALSGLVPGIREHLSPAQLAGCGLILSATLVAELGAKLLRRTAAEEAIG from the coding sequence ATGCCGGAATCCCGCCGCTCCCATTTGGTCGCCGCCGTTTCCCTCGGCGCCATTGCGGCGGTGTGGGGCGGGGGCTTCCCGGCCACCAAGTACTGCCTTCAGGCGGGTCTTTCGGTGGGCGCCATCCTGGCCCTGCGATTCACCCTGGGCACCGTGGGCCTGGGCCTACTCCTGCTCGCCTTCCGGGTGCCCCTCCGCCGCCGGGCCATCCTGGACGGCCTGTGGCTGGGCCTCGTCCTGGCCACCCTGTTCTGGCTGCAGACCGACGGCCTGCGATTCACCACCACCTCCAAATCCGGGTTCATCACGGGGCTGTACGTGATCTTCACGCCGGCGGTGGCCCTGCTGGCGGGGGACCGGCTGCGCCTTTCCCACGGCCTGGGGGCGCTGGTGGCCCTCGCCGGGCTGCTGCTGCTCGTGCGGGAGCCGGGCACCGGCTGGGGCGGCTGGAACCGGGGGGATTCGGAGACCTTCCTTGCGGCCATCCTCTGCGGGTTCCACATCGTGATGACCGCCCACTTCTCCCGGCGCTCCGAAGGCTGGGTCCTGGCCTTCATGCAGGTGGCGGTCACCGCGGGCATCTCCCTGCTGATCACCCTGGCGCTGCCCTCCCCCCACGGATTCCACGGCGCGGGCGCGGCCCTCGCCAAAGGCGGAACCTGGATCGCGCTGGCCTTCATGAGCCTGCTGGCCACCATCCTCGCCTTCTACATCCAGAGCACCATGCAGGCCCGGCTGGGGGCCACCGAAAGCGCCATCCTGTTCAGCACGGAGCCGGTGTGGACCGCCGCCATCGCCCTCAGCGGGCTGGTCCCTGGAATTCGCGAACACCTCTCGCCCGCCCAGCTCGCGGGCTGCGGGTTGATTCTCAGCGCGACCCTGGTGGCGGAACTGGGCGCCAAACTCCTCCGGCGGACCGCCGCCGAAGAGGCCATCGGTTAG